The nucleotide sequence AACTGATTGTTACTATGTTTTCAGTCGCGGGGTTTGTAAGACCTAGGATCGGGAACCGCGTGACAACTTGTGAAAACTCCTGTTAAGTCTACAATGTTTAAAAAAGAAGTATTTGATAAGTCAGAAAGGAAACTACGATGGCTGAAGTAAATATCTATGAAGGCGCCTTGGACAAGGGTTTGGAAGGCGTTGTTGCATGTACGACGAAAGTATCTTTTATCGTCGGTGATTCTCTAAATTTCCGTGGTTACACGATCGATGATCTTGCTGCGAATTCAACTTTTGAGGAAGTAACTTATCTTCTTTGGAACGACAAACTTCCAAATGCTCAAGAGCTGGCGGCATTCTCCACTCAACTTCGCAATGAAATGGCTTTGAGCCCTGATTTCATCAAAGTTTTGAAAGCAATCCCTACCAATGTTCACCCAATGGGTTGGTTGCGTACGGCTGTTTCTTTGATGGCGCACTGGGATTCTGATGCTAACGACAACGGCGCTGAAGCAAACTTGCGCAAGTCTGTTCGTTTGACAGCGAAAATGGGCACTCTTCTTTGCGCATTCGATGCAATCCGCAAGGGTAAAGAGCCTGTGGCTCCTAAAACTGACAAATCCATGGCTTGGAACATGATGTACATGCTGGGCGGCGGAGCTGAGCCAAAAGCTGAGCACGTAAAAGTGATGGACACTTGCTTGATCCTTCACGCTGACCACGAGCTGAACTGCTCTGCGTTCGCAACTCGCGTAACGGCTTCTTCATTGTCTGACCTTCACTCTGCGATCGTGTCTGCGATTGGCGCGTTGAAAGGTCCTTTGCACGGTGGTGCGAACGAACAAGTGATCCTGATGCTGCAAAAAATCGGCAACATGGAAAAAGCCCAACAGTTCGTTAAAGACGCTTTGGCTGCAAAAGAAAAAGTTATGGGTATCGGTCACCGCGTTTACAAAAACGGCGACCCTCGCGCTCGTATCCTGCGCAGCATGTCCGACAAGTTGACTAAAGATGCTGGTATTCACCACATGTACGAAATGTCCACTTTGATCGACGATACCATGTTCAACGAAAAAGGTTTGATGCCGAACGTGGACTTCTACTCTGCAACTGTATACTTCTCTATGGGCATCCCGACAGATTTGTTCACTCCGATCTTCGCGGCTTCCCGTATTTCCGGCTGGTGCGCACACGCTTTCGAGCAGTACGCAAACAACCGTATCTACCGTCCTCGTGGCAAATGGGCAGGCAAAGAGGGTCTGAAATGGACTCCGGCCAACCAACGCTAGGAATTTCGGTTTAAGATCGAATGAAAAAGGGAGCTGCAAAGCTCCCTTTTTTTATTTGTCGGAATGATCAGACAGAATTTTCAGATTTTTATGGATCCAGTCCATTTGATTGGCCACGTTGACATAGGCCGCCCGGCCATAACAGTCATTCGAAGGGATCGGGTCCGCTTTGTATTTGAAAGTGGCGTGGGTGATGCCGATGATCACGGGCTCACCGTTTTCATCCGCCTTCAGCAAGGGTCCGCCGGAATCACCCTGGCAGATGCCGATGCCATTTTTCTGGTTTCCGATCAGATGGGTTTCATTGATCTCAGAAATGATGGTCGGGGTTGAATGCAGGATGCCCCGTTCTTTGACCCGGGCGCCGTCAGACGTTTTGCCATAGCCGATGGCCAGATAGTTGGTTGGTTGTTCCAGAGTTGTTACAGGCTGCAGTCCCAGGATTTTCAGGCGTGTTGGTTTGGGATCGCGGATCTTGATCAGGGCGATGTCATCAGCTCCCAGTTTCGATGTGTCCCGAACAAAGTTTTCGTGTGGGATGATTTTGTCTATGCGAAGGACTTTTCTTTTTTCCTCCAGGGGATTCAAGCCATAGGCAATATCATAAGTGGCGCCTTTTTCATCCACACAGTGGGCGGCAGTCAGAATCACATCTTCAGCAATGAAAGCGCCGGTGCAGATGCCCGAGCTTTTGAAAAGAAAAGATCCTTTGCTCCCGCGTATCATGACGACCCAGTTGGCGCGGGGATCGGTGTTGGTGACACGACGGCCACCGACGATGGCAGAGTCATCATCGTCAGGCAACGAGTGCTCGAACGCGGTCTCTTGTGCAGATGGCGCGCAGGCACTCAGTAAAAATAGAAAACTCAGGAAGCACTTCTTCACAAATTATATCTCGCAGGAATTAAGGGCTTTGGAGTTTTGCGCAGACACCAGTTTTTTGCAAGTGTCTGGGATTGTTTCTTTACGAACTTGCGCAATTTGCAAGGCGCGGTACAGACCTGAGGAATGCACAGCTTCGACACCTTCAACAATTTGAACTTTCAAAGACGGATCTTTTTCTTCAGAAGCGAAGAAGCATCCATAGTTCGATTGTTTTTTAGGCAGAACGTTTTGCAGTTGTGACACAACCTTAGCTGCCAGCACGTCCGAGAAATCTTCATTCAGGAACTGGGTGGATCCCTGCTTGTCTGTCAGGCAGGCTTTCGCGGTTTCAAACTGTTTTGCATGCGCAAACACGTGGTGGGCGAACTCGTGCGCCAGAATGGAAATTCCATAAGTCGGCAGTTTCACAGACATCCAGCTGACCTTGATACCGATAAGTCCCGGGCTGGCAAAATCAGAAATACCCAGGTTTACCAGATCATCACAAAGCATGTCGTTTTCACCCAGGGTCTGCGACAGCAAAGCACCCAGCATCAGTGTTGTGGATGCGTCCATTTTTAGAAGCATCTCCACTTGCAATTTGTCGGTGCGGGCTCTGTCGGTCAGTGATTGAGCCAGGGATTTGGACAGATCATTG is from Bdellovibrio bacteriovorus str. Tiberius and encodes:
- a CDS encoding S1 family peptidase, encoding MKKCFLSFLFLLSACAPSAQETAFEHSLPDDDDSAIVGGRRVTNTDPRANWVVMIRGSKGSFLFKSSGICTGAFIAEDVILTAAHCVDEKGATYDIAYGLNPLEEKRKVLRIDKIIPHENFVRDTSKLGADDIALIKIRDPKPTRLKILGLQPVTTLEQPTNYLAIGYGKTSDGARVKERGILHSTPTIISEINETHLIGNQKNGIGICQGDSGGPLLKADENGEPVIIGITHATFKYKADPIPSNDCYGRAAYVNVANQMDWIHKNLKILSDHSDK
- a CDS encoding citrate synthase codes for the protein MAEVNIYEGALDKGLEGVVACTTKVSFIVGDSLNFRGYTIDDLAANSTFEEVTYLLWNDKLPNAQELAAFSTQLRNEMALSPDFIKVLKAIPTNVHPMGWLRTAVSLMAHWDSDANDNGAEANLRKSVRLTAKMGTLLCAFDAIRKGKEPVAPKTDKSMAWNMMYMLGGGAEPKAEHVKVMDTCLILHADHELNCSAFATRVTASSLSDLHSAIVSAIGALKGPLHGGANEQVILMLQKIGNMEKAQQFVKDALAAKEKVMGIGHRVYKNGDPRARILRSMSDKLTKDAGIHHMYEMSTLIDDTMFNEKGLMPNVDFYSATVYFSMGIPTDLFTPIFAASRISGWCAHAFEQYANNRIYRPRGKWAGKEGLKWTPANQR